The following coding sequences are from one Nicotiana tabacum cultivar K326 chromosome 1, ASM71507v2, whole genome shotgun sequence window:
- the LOC142162576 gene encoding uncharacterized protein LOC142162576: MSKAYDRVSWEFLCLFLRAMGFGEGWIDIIWRLVSNIWYSININGTRSGFFNSSRGLRQGDPLSPSLFVICAELLSRLMNKLPENADIRLYAVDKHSPMITHLSYADDTILFTSGDLESIRLKMINLKIYEETSGQLINKEKSSFLVAPKASQNFIEEIKMMKGFQHKHFPMTFLGAPINVGRKKVYYFNDMITKVTNRLQGWNNKLISAGGRAILVKLVLYSLSMHIMAATDPPMTTLNHIEKRECIEAKYCKRIHPVAKKWRHGQSHIWRRLMEIKHVVEPLTLWKPNAAECSFWWDDWSGMGLLAKFEDQGPKPGKIQLKQMHKKTILLTSFSRAGKLNMYGNISFIKPLNEAHSFVLQCVPSIICWELWKQRCAAKYEGSYASVQSLLDRVQSLIIMLLKVHYKGIKWQDDWVKICRFLEGFKPPMKALKVMWSLPPSDRLELNTDGSSNVMKRVVGIGGIVRDSSGKLVMAYAKALHFCTNNTAETQAALFGIEWITFNRIHNVILEMDSLLIVNILNGSSSPFLEIHDDILKIKKSIQSHRIEVQHCYRKGNSVADTLSKYGATLDILPIATIFLNVQDLPKETVGVYQMNRRQMPSFRFRRSKMKNLRLDGVG, encoded by the exons ATGTCGAAAGCTTATGATAGGGTGTCATGGGAATTTTTATGTCTTTTTCTTAGAGCTATGGGATTCGGGGAGGGGTGGATAGATATAATATGGAGATTGGTATCAAATATCTGGTATTCAATCAACATAAATGGAACTAGGTCAGGTTTTTTTAACTCATCTAGAGGGCTGAGACAGGGTGACCCCCTGTCTCCCTCTTTGTTTGTTATTTGTGCAGAGCTTTTGTCAAGATTGATGAATAAGTTGCCTGAAAATGCTGATATCAGGTTGTATGCTGTTGACAAACATAGTCCAATGATAACGCACCTCTCATATGCTGATGATACCATTCTCTTCACATCTGGAGATTTGGAATCTATTAGATTGAAGATGATCAACTTGAAGATTTATGAAGAGACCTCTGGGCAACTCATAAATAAGGAGAAATCTTCTTTTTTGGTTGCTCCAAAGGCATCACAAAATTTCATAGAGGAGATTAAGATGATGAAAGGTTTTCAACATAAACATTTTCCTATGACATTTTTGGGGGCACCAATTAATGTAGGAAGGAAGAAAGTGTATTACTTCAATGATATGATTACCAAAGTGACCAATAGATTGCAGGGATGGAATAATAAACTTATATCTGCTGGAGGAAGagctattttggtcaaattagTATTATATTCTCTCTCTATGCACATCATGGCTGCAACAGACCCTCCTATGACCACACTCAATCACATTGAAAAG AGAGAGTGTATTGAGGCAAAGTACTGCAAAAGGATACATCCGGTGGCTAAGAAGTGGAGGCACGGACAGTCTCACATATGGAGGAGACTTATGGAGATTAAACATGTGGTGGAACCCCTTACCCTTTGGAAGCCCAATGCAGCAGAATGCTCTTTTTGGTGGGATGATTGGTCTGGAATGGGACTGCTAGCTAAATTTGAGGATCAAGGACCCAAGCCAGGCAAAATACAGTTAAAACAG ATGCACAAGAAGACTATATTGCTCACATCTTTTTCTCGAGCTGGAAAGCTCAATATGTATGGAAACATTTCA TTCATTAAGCCTTTGAATGAGGCGCACAGTTTTGTTCTCCAATGTGTTCCTTCAATTATCTGTTGGGAGTTGTGGAAACAAAGGTGTGCAGCTAAATATGAAGGTTCATATGCTTCTGTACAAAGCTTGCTAGATCGAGTGCAATCACTGATAATCATGCTTCTTAAAGTTCACTACAAAGGAATCAAATGGCAAGACGACTGGGTTAAAATTTGCAGGTTCCTGGAAGGTTTTAAACCTCCAATGAAAGCTCTCAAGGTGATGTGGTCACTTCCTCCTTCAGATAGACTGGAGCTTAACACGGATGGGAGTAGTAATGTTATGAAAAGAGTGGTCGGTATTGGGGGTATTGTTAGGGATAGTAGTGGAAAGCTTGTCATGGCATATGCCAAGGCTCTTCACTTCTGCACTAACAATACGGCTGAAACACAAGCTGCACTTTTTGGAATTGAGTGGATTACCTTTAATAGGATTCACAATGTAATTCTAGAAATGGACTCTTTATTGATTGTTAATATACTTAATGGATCTTCTTCACCGTTTTTGGAGATTCATGATGatattttaaagataaaaaaGAGTATTCAGAGTCATCGAATTGAAGTTCAACATTGCTATAGAAAAGGAAATTCAGTGGCAGACACACTTTCAAAATATGGTGCTACATTGGATATTCTACCTATtgctaccatcttcctcaatgtCCAAGATCTACCTAAGGAGACTGTTGGGGTATATCAAATGAATAGGAGGCAAATGCCTTCATTTAGATTCAGAAGATCAAAAATGAAGAACCTGCGCCTAGATGGAGTAGGATGA